Proteins encoded in a region of the Chlorogloeopsis sp. ULAP01 genome:
- the fabI gene encoding enoyl-ACP reductase FabI: MLDLTGKNALVTGIANNRSIAWGIAQQLHKAGANLGITYLPDDKGKMEKKVAELVEPLNPSLFLPCNVQNEEQVKSTFETIHQKWGNLDIVIHCLAFANKDDLSGDFSQTSRTGFQTALDVSTYSLVQLAGAAKSLMTQGGSIVTLSYLGAIRAIPNYNVMGVAKAGLEASVRYLAAELGPSQIRVNAISAGPIRTLASSAVGGILDMIHHVEKVAPLRRTVTQIEVGNTAAFLCSDLASGITGQVLYVDAGYEIMGM; encoded by the coding sequence ATGTTGGATCTAACTGGAAAAAATGCCTTGGTTACAGGCATTGCTAATAACCGCTCGATTGCCTGGGGTATCGCTCAACAACTACACAAAGCGGGAGCAAACCTCGGTATTACCTATTTGCCGGATGACAAGGGCAAAATGGAGAAAAAGGTAGCAGAACTAGTAGAACCTCTCAACCCTAGTCTGTTTCTACCCTGTAACGTCCAAAATGAAGAGCAAGTCAAGTCTACTTTTGAGACGATTCACCAGAAGTGGGGCAACCTAGATATTGTGATCCATTGCTTGGCATTTGCTAACAAAGATGATTTAAGCGGAGACTTTAGCCAAACTTCTCGTACAGGCTTCCAAACAGCTTTAGATGTTAGTACATATTCTTTAGTGCAACTGGCAGGTGCAGCTAAATCTTTAATGACACAAGGAGGAAGCATTGTTACTCTTTCTTATTTGGGTGCTATCAGAGCAATCCCAAACTATAACGTTATGGGAGTTGCAAAAGCTGGTTTAGAAGCTAGCGTGCGTTATCTTGCGGCAGAATTAGGTCCCTCTCAAATTCGGGTTAATGCTATTTCTGCCGGGCCGATTCGTACTTTGGCTTCCAGTGCAGTTGGCGGTATTTTAGATATGATTCATCATGTAGAAAAGGTGGCTCCATTACGACGCACTGTCACTCAAATCGAAGTGGGTAATACAGCAGCGTTCTTATGTAGTGACTTAGCCAGTGGAATTACTGGACAAGTCCTGTATGTGGATGCAGGATATGAAATTATGGGAATGTAA
- the hisB gene encoding imidazoleglycerol-phosphate dehydratase HisB has product MQISDRQILSNIQSPRIASLRRTTGETDVQVTINLDGTGVCNAATGVPFLDHMLHQIASHGLIDLDIQATGDLHIDDHHTNEDVGITLGQAISKALGDRKGIVRFGHFLAPLDEALIQVALDFSGRPHLSYGLEIPTQRVGTYDTQLVREFFVAIVNNSQMTLHIRQLDGINSHHIIEATFKAFARATRVAVEIDPRRAGMIPSSKGVL; this is encoded by the coding sequence ATGCAAATCAGCGATCGCCAAATTCTCTCAAATATACAATCTCCGCGTATTGCCTCTTTACGCCGCACTACGGGGGAAACAGATGTACAAGTCACGATTAATCTGGATGGCACAGGGGTTTGTAATGCTGCTACTGGTGTTCCGTTTTTGGATCATATGTTGCACCAAATTGCCTCCCACGGTTTAATTGATTTGGATATTCAAGCTACGGGTGATTTACACATTGATGACCACCATACGAACGAAGATGTGGGGATCACTCTGGGACAAGCAATTAGCAAAGCATTAGGCGATCGTAAGGGCATAGTCCGTTTTGGTCATTTTCTCGCACCTCTGGACGAAGCATTAATTCAAGTGGCACTAGATTTTTCCGGACGTCCTCACCTCAGCTATGGTTTAGAAATTCCCACTCAACGGGTGGGAACTTATGACACCCAACTAGTGCGGGAATTTTTTGTGGCGATCGTGAACAATAGCCAAATGACGCTGCACATTCGCCAGTTAGATGGCATTAATTCTCATCACATTATTGAAGCAACTTTTAAAGCCTTTGCCAGAGCTACACGGGTGGCTGTAGAAATTGATCCCCGTCGTGCTGGAATGATACCCAGTTCTAAAGGTGTATTGTAG
- a CDS encoding GNAT family N-acetyltransferase encodes MENLEKVNLESTRLILKPISLEYTEDVFREFTSEITTYMYPKRADNIGETEKVIKDMIQQRKNGNDLVLVMLKQETLEFLGICEVGAIDTDTPELGIWIKKAVHGKGFGREAIGLLKDWVDHNLESECLSYPVDKRNIPSRKIVESFEGKVFREFQRINKSGNLLNEFEYRIYK; translated from the coding sequence ATGGAAAACTTAGAAAAAGTAAATTTAGAGAGTACAAGACTAATTCTCAAACCGATTTCGTTGGAATATACAGAAGATGTGTTTCGGGAATTCACAAGCGAAATTACTACCTATATGTATCCGAAACGCGCTGACAATATCGGTGAAACCGAGAAGGTAATCAAAGATATGATTCAACAACGAAAAAATGGAAATGATTTAGTTTTGGTAATGCTCAAGCAGGAGACTTTGGAGTTTTTGGGAATTTGCGAAGTTGGTGCTATTGATACTGATACACCGGAGTTAGGAATTTGGATTAAAAAAGCAGTTCACGGTAAAGGTTTTGGTCGAGAGGCAATTGGCTTATTGAAAGACTGGGTGGATCATAATTTAGAGTCCGAATGTCTTTCCTACCCTGTTGACAAAAGAAATATCCCTAGTCGAAAAATAGTAGAAAGTTTTGAGGGCAAAGTATTTAGGGAATTTCAACGGATTAACAAGAGCGGTAATCTTCTCAATGAGTTTGAATACAGGATTTATAAATAA
- a CDS encoding sulfate/molybdate ABC transporter ATP-binding protein, with the protein MGIVVENVSKHFDSFKAVDRVSLEIKSGSLVALLGPSGSGKSTLLRLISGLEMPDSGRIVLTGKDATYQSVQERNIGFVFQHYALFKHMTVRQNIAFGLEIRKASKAKAKRRVEELLELVQLGGLGDRYPSQLSGGQRQRVALARALAPEPEVLLLDEPFGALDAKVRKDLRAWLRRLHDEVHVTTVFVTHDQEEAMEVSDEIVVMNKGRVEQVGTPAEVYDHPATAFVMSFIGPVNVLPSSSRIFQGNGFDSAHPEMFLRPQDVLIETTPNGTTVAARVSRLIHLGWEIQAELTLDDGQVVTAHLTRERFDELQLEPQQKVYVKPKDARSFPLYYSI; encoded by the coding sequence GTGGGCATAGTTGTTGAAAACGTATCCAAACATTTTGACAGTTTTAAAGCGGTTGATCGGGTGAGTCTAGAAATCAAAAGTGGCTCCCTGGTTGCTTTATTGGGGCCATCAGGTTCAGGGAAGTCCACCTTATTGCGGCTAATTTCTGGCTTAGAAATGCCAGATAGCGGCAGAATTGTGCTTACAGGCAAAGATGCTACCTATCAAAGCGTGCAAGAAAGAAATATTGGCTTTGTTTTTCAGCATTATGCCCTATTTAAGCATATGACAGTACGGCAAAACATTGCTTTTGGGTTAGAAATCCGTAAAGCTTCAAAAGCTAAAGCGAAAAGGCGAGTAGAAGAACTATTAGAATTAGTTCAATTAGGAGGACTAGGCGATCGCTATCCTTCACAACTTTCTGGTGGGCAAAGGCAAAGAGTAGCCTTAGCAAGAGCGCTAGCACCAGAACCAGAAGTATTATTGCTGGATGAACCATTTGGCGCACTTGATGCCAAAGTCCGCAAAGACTTGCGTGCTTGGTTGCGACGCTTGCACGATGAAGTACACGTCACCACAGTTTTCGTCACTCACGATCAAGAAGAAGCAATGGAAGTATCAGACGAAATTGTGGTCATGAACAAAGGACGCGTAGAACAGGTAGGAACACCAGCAGAAGTTTACGACCATCCCGCGACAGCCTTTGTGATGAGTTTCATCGGCCCTGTAAATGTACTGCCAAGTAGTTCGCGAATATTCCAGGGTAACGGGTTCGATTCAGCACATCCAGAAATGTTCTTGCGTCCTCAAGATGTCCTGATAGAAACAACTCCCAATGGTACTACCGTAGCAGCAAGAGTGAGTCGATTGATACATTTAGGTTGGGAAATTCAGGCAGAGTTAACTTTGGATGATGGACAAGTAGTGACGGCACATTTAACACGGGAACGGTTTGATGAGTTACAGCTAGAGCCTCAGCAAAAGGTATATGTGAAGCCGAAGGATGCTAGGTCTTTCCCATTATATTATTCAATTTAG